A portion of the Streptomyces sp. NBC_01335 genome contains these proteins:
- a CDS encoding FUSC family protein has protein sequence MTVLHSLRARDAGLAALRRSCRAGIVAPALFALGVEVIGNPTVAMFSAFGSITLLLFVDFGGPLPERLAAQASLVVLGAALVCLGTLCAKPGWQAALTMALVGFGVLFSGVVSSVIAGTANSLLAVFSLAVMLPGPVSSLPDRLAGYLIAGAASLPAIALLWPAPVREPLRHAMARACALLAERLRAEVDCAWGSTADSREALEARVAASAAAVGALRTSFFGSPYRPTGLTTATRMLVRMVDEVVRLEEILVRKSLSGPAAPPDAAVCEVMRAAAGLLGRGADQLRTLEGDVEGLRLARERLRDTRVVMERAVLHSLPAVGATDARSQGPAVAGFIGSLEPGFRAQEMSSAIHSISEGVELVVAARDRRWWERVLGRRPAGVPSALSAAQERAGAHIEPHSVWLHNSIRGAVALGLAVFLAGCTGVQNSFWMVSGTIAVLRSNALLTGQNAVRALLGTLVGIVVGSGLIFVLGPDTTMFWVLLPPAIVFTGLAPAAISFAAGQAGFTAALLIMFNIIAPEGWTIGLVRFEDIVLGCAVSVGVGLLFWPRGAGAALGQALAEAFEESAGHLRRSIEYGLAPPGAPARSAPTPEDARRDAAAAARRLDDAFRGFLAERGTKNVTPADVSALMTAVAVLRLTADAVLELWERDDTGPADEHTAARAEVLRAGLRVCRWYQEAARALSGFGEVPEKLPRDETAEGHLIAMVSRALVEGRGQGASTVIRTIWTADHIDVAQQLQTSVVGPARTAAALRHRRNVSTGRTVGGRRPPHTRRV, from the coding sequence GTGACCGTTCTGCACTCGCTGCGCGCCCGTGACGCGGGGCTGGCCGCACTGCGCCGGTCGTGCCGTGCCGGAATCGTGGCGCCCGCACTCTTCGCGCTCGGCGTCGAGGTGATCGGCAACCCCACGGTGGCGATGTTCTCGGCGTTCGGATCGATCACCCTCCTGCTCTTCGTCGACTTCGGCGGGCCGCTGCCCGAACGGCTCGCCGCGCAGGCCTCGCTCGTCGTTCTGGGTGCCGCGCTGGTCTGCCTGGGGACACTGTGCGCGAAACCCGGGTGGCAGGCCGCCCTCACCATGGCGTTGGTCGGATTCGGCGTGCTCTTCTCGGGCGTCGTCAGCTCGGTGATCGCGGGTACGGCGAACTCACTGCTGGCCGTCTTCAGCCTCGCGGTCATGCTCCCCGGCCCCGTGTCGTCACTCCCCGACCGTCTGGCCGGATACCTGATCGCGGGTGCCGCGTCCCTGCCGGCGATCGCCCTGTTGTGGCCGGCACCCGTCAGGGAGCCGCTGCGGCACGCGATGGCGCGGGCCTGCGCCCTGCTCGCGGAGCGGCTGCGCGCCGAGGTCGACTGCGCGTGGGGCTCCACGGCCGACAGCCGCGAGGCCCTGGAAGCACGGGTGGCCGCATCCGCCGCCGCGGTGGGCGCGCTGCGCACGTCGTTCTTCGGTTCCCCGTACCGGCCGACCGGTCTGACCACGGCGACCCGCATGCTCGTCCGCATGGTCGACGAGGTGGTACGGCTGGAAGAAATCCTGGTGCGGAAGTCGCTGAGCGGTCCCGCCGCGCCGCCCGACGCGGCGGTGTGCGAGGTCATGAGGGCGGCCGCCGGTCTGCTGGGGCGCGGAGCCGACCAACTGAGGACGCTCGAAGGCGACGTCGAGGGTCTGCGGCTGGCCCGGGAACGGCTGCGGGACACGCGCGTGGTCATGGAGCGTGCGGTGCTGCACAGCCTGCCCGCGGTGGGCGCCACGGACGCGCGCTCCCAAGGGCCGGCCGTCGCCGGATTCATCGGTTCGCTCGAACCCGGTTTCCGCGCCCAGGAGATGAGCTCTGCCATCCACTCGATCTCGGAGGGCGTCGAGCTGGTCGTCGCCGCACGGGACCGCCGGTGGTGGGAGCGTGTACTCGGGCGCCGGCCGGCGGGCGTCCCCTCCGCCCTGTCGGCGGCTCAGGAACGAGCGGGCGCCCACATCGAGCCGCACTCCGTCTGGCTGCACAACAGTATCCGCGGGGCCGTCGCCCTCGGCCTGGCCGTGTTCCTGGCCGGGTGCACCGGCGTACAGAACTCGTTCTGGATGGTCTCCGGAACCATCGCCGTCCTGCGCTCCAACGCCCTGCTCACCGGTCAGAACGCGGTGCGCGCTCTGCTGGGCACTCTGGTCGGCATCGTGGTGGGCAGCGGACTGATCTTCGTCCTCGGCCCGGACACCACGATGTTCTGGGTCCTGCTCCCGCCGGCCATCGTGTTCACCGGACTGGCCCCGGCGGCCATCTCGTTCGCCGCCGGTCAGGCGGGGTTCACCGCGGCGCTCCTCATCATGTTCAACATCATCGCTCCGGAGGGCTGGACGATCGGCCTCGTACGGTTCGAGGACATCGTCCTCGGCTGCGCCGTGAGTGTCGGTGTGGGCCTGTTGTTCTGGCCGCGGGGGGCGGGAGCAGCCCTCGGCCAGGCGCTGGCCGAGGCGTTCGAGGAGAGCGCCGGCCATCTGCGCCGCTCCATCGAGTACGGACTCGCCCCGCCGGGCGCGCCCGCACGGTCCGCCCCCACGCCCGAGGACGCGCGGCGCGACGCCGCAGCGGCGGCCCGGCGCCTCGACGACGCCTTCCGCGGCTTCCTCGCCGAACGGGGCACGAAGAACGTGACGCCGGCGGACGTGTCCGCCCTGATGACAGCGGTGGCCGTACTGCGGCTGACCGCGGACGCCGTCCTCGAACTCTGGGAGCGGGACGACACCGGGCCGGCGGACGAGCACACCGCGGCGCGTGCCGAGGTCCTCCGGGCCGGGCTGCGGGTCTGCCGGTGGTACCAGGAAGCGGCGCGGGCACTCTCCGGATTCGGCGAAGTGCCCGAGAAGCTGCCCCGGGACGAGACCGCGGAGGGACACCTGATCGCCATGGTGAGCCGTGCACTCGTCGAAGGCCGCGGGCAGGGCGCGAGCACGGTGATCAGGACGATCTGGACCGCCGACCACATCGATGTGGCCCAGCAGCTCCAGACATCGGTCGTGGGTCCGGCCAGGACGGCCGCGGCACTGCGCCACCGGAGGAACGTGTCGACGGGGCGCACCGTCGGGGGACGGCGGCCCCCGCACACCCGGCGCGTCTGA
- a CDS encoding amino acid ABC transporter permease, with product MTTHALPAATALYDIPGPEARRRHLLYGIAATIAVAALVGWVVYLLFDTGQFTAAKWNPFTYKGIQELLLRGLGNTLKAFAYAAVLSLALGAVLAVGRLSVHRPVRWVATVLVEFFRAMPVLVMIFFIFVALKVQPLPALVAGLTLYNGSVLAEVFRTGINSVERGQREAAYALGMRKTQVTASVLAPQAVRAMMPTIISQLVVALKDTSLGYLITYEEFLHAGKLIASNLDYDLPFIPVVMVISPIYIGMCMLLSWFATWMAKRQRRNPKTEAVEVSPAGPGPLLP from the coding sequence ATGACCACTCACGCCCTGCCCGCCGCCACCGCCCTCTACGACATCCCGGGCCCCGAGGCCCGCAGGCGGCACCTCCTCTACGGGATCGCCGCCACGATCGCGGTCGCCGCTCTCGTCGGATGGGTCGTCTACCTCCTCTTCGACACCGGCCAGTTCACCGCCGCCAAGTGGAACCCCTTCACCTACAAGGGGATCCAGGAGCTGCTGCTGCGCGGACTGGGCAACACCCTCAAGGCGTTCGCGTACGCGGCGGTGCTCTCGCTGGCACTCGGCGCGGTCCTCGCGGTCGGACGGCTCTCCGTGCACCGGCCGGTCCGCTGGGTCGCCACCGTGCTGGTCGAGTTCTTCCGGGCCATGCCCGTACTGGTGATGATCTTCTTCATCTTCGTGGCCCTGAAGGTCCAGCCGCTCCCCGCCCTGGTCGCCGGACTGACCCTCTACAACGGGTCGGTGCTCGCCGAGGTGTTCCGGACCGGCATCAACTCCGTGGAGCGCGGCCAGCGGGAGGCCGCGTACGCGCTGGGGATGCGCAAGACGCAGGTCACGGCCTCCGTTCTCGCGCCCCAGGCGGTGCGCGCCATGATGCCGACCATCATCAGCCAGCTCGTGGTGGCGTTGAAGGACACCTCGCTGGGATACCTGATCACCTACGAGGAGTTCCTCCACGCGGGGAAGCTCATCGCCTCGAACCTCGACTACGACCTGCCGTTCATCCCCGTCGTGATGGTGATCTCCCCCATCTACATCGGGATGTGCATGCTCCTCTCGTGGTTCGCCACCTGGATGGCCAAGCGCCAGCGCCGCAACCCGAAGACGGAGGCCGTGGAGGTTTCACCGGCCGGACCAGGACCCCTGTTGCCCTGA
- a CDS encoding alpha/beta fold hydrolase, producing the protein MTVSTDITHHTAVLNGINQHWVSAGQGPPVYLLHGFPQTWYGWRKQIPVLAQKYTVIAPDLRGYGDTEKPASGYDKRTMANDVAALMDHLGHEKVALIGHDRGARVGTRFAKDHRDRIDRFVAMDNIPTRVIADTYDVALARQGYWFFTFLQVPDLPEALIAGNEEAWLTHFYRNWSYNPDMLSAEEIDVYVRAYRQPGAVRGSCMDYRAASQDVAQDREDADRLIECPVLTIWGENFQAVGEAYDVLDVWKGMGRDVRGVAIPQCGHLCQEEQPEVVNTELLAFLDGWSG; encoded by the coding sequence ATGACAGTTTCCACGGACATCACGCACCACACAGCGGTGCTCAACGGAATCAACCAGCACTGGGTCAGCGCGGGCCAGGGCCCACCGGTCTATCTGCTGCACGGCTTCCCGCAGACCTGGTACGGCTGGCGCAAGCAGATTCCGGTGCTCGCGCAGAAGTACACGGTCATCGCCCCCGATCTGCGCGGGTACGGAGACACGGAGAAACCGGCGTCCGGATACGACAAGCGGACCATGGCCAACGACGTCGCCGCCCTGATGGACCATCTCGGCCACGAGAAGGTCGCGTTGATCGGCCATGACCGCGGGGCCCGCGTGGGGACGAGGTTCGCGAAGGACCATCGCGACCGCATCGACCGGTTCGTCGCCATGGACAACATCCCGACCAGGGTCATCGCCGACACCTACGACGTGGCCCTCGCGCGGCAGGGTTATTGGTTCTTCACCTTCCTCCAGGTCCCCGACCTGCCCGAAGCCCTGATCGCCGGCAACGAGGAAGCCTGGCTGACGCACTTCTACCGCAACTGGTCCTACAACCCGGACATGTTGTCGGCGGAGGAGATCGATGTCTACGTCCGCGCCTACCGGCAGCCGGGGGCGGTCCGTGGTTCGTGCATGGACTATCGGGCGGCTTCCCAGGACGTGGCCCAGGACCGCGAGGACGCGGACCGGCTCATCGAATGCCCGGTGCTGACGATCTGGGGCGAGAACTTCCAAGCCGTCGGAGAGGCCTACGACGTGCTCGACGTGTGGAAGGGCATGGGCCGGGACGTGCGCGGAGTCGCGATCCCGCAGTGCGGTCACCTCTGCCAGGAGGAGCAGCCCGAGGTCGTCAACACCGAGCTCCTGGCCTTCCTGGACGGCTGGAGCGGCTGA
- a CDS encoding WhiB family transcriptional regulator: protein MKSHTKPLLRVWEWQAEAACRGMKESVFFSPSDERGNLRRRREEGARVVCLDCPVKSDCQSFAEASRQQYGVWGGMTERERRDRIRGG, encoded by the coding sequence GTGAAATCGCATACCAAGCCGCTTCTTCGAGTCTGGGAATGGCAAGCCGAAGCGGCCTGTCGGGGAATGAAGGAATCCGTCTTCTTCTCCCCTTCGGACGAACGGGGAAATCTGCGCAGGCGCAGGGAAGAAGGCGCCCGCGTCGTCTGCCTGGACTGCCCGGTGAAATCCGACTGCCAGTCCTTCGCGGAGGCGTCCCGGCAGCAGTACGGCGTCTGGGGCGGCATGACCGAGCGGGAGCGCCGCGACCGGATACGGGGCGGATGA
- a CDS encoding pyruvate dehydrogenase, with translation MNKQSVAEQYVDLMARAGVRRMYGVVGDSLNPVVDAIRRHRSMEWVQVRHEEVAAFAAGAEAQLTGRLAACAGSCGPGNLHLINGLYDAHRSMAPVVALAAQIPSGEIGTGYFQETHPDRLFAECSHYSELISTPRQMPRVVQTAIQHAVGRRGVSVVALSGDVADEDAPTGGNELAIPLDRPSVRPPDRELAAFKEMVDAAEKVVLFCGRGVEGAHAEVMAFAEKIKAPVGHALRGKEHIQYDNPYDVGMSGLLGYGAAYEAMHACDLLILLGTDFPYSSFLPRGVKTVQVDIQAERLGRRTRLDLAVWGDVRETLKCLTPVVREKESRRFLDRMLDKHVHTLERAVGAYTRDVEKLTPIHPEYVASVLDEVADDDAVFTVDTGMCCVWAARYITPNGRRRILGSFVHGSMANALPQAIGAQFLDRGRQVVSLSGDGGFSMLMGDFLTLVQYGLPVKVVVFNNSSLGMVDLEMMVDGLPPHGTTYAHTDYAAIATAAGARGIRVESPADVRGALREAFAHDGPALVDVVTDPDALAVPPRTTVEQVSGFALSAGRTVLTGGVGRMVHLARTNLRNIPRP, from the coding sequence GTGAACAAGCAGAGTGTCGCCGAGCAGTATGTCGATCTCATGGCCCGTGCCGGTGTACGTCGCATGTACGGAGTGGTGGGCGACAGCCTGAACCCCGTGGTCGACGCGATCCGGCGGCACCGGTCCATGGAGTGGGTCCAGGTGCGCCACGAGGAGGTCGCGGCGTTCGCCGCCGGTGCGGAGGCGCAGCTCACCGGGCGGCTCGCCGCCTGTGCGGGTTCCTGCGGGCCGGGCAACCTGCACCTGATCAACGGGCTGTACGACGCGCACCGGTCGATGGCGCCGGTCGTCGCCCTGGCCGCGCAGATACCCAGCGGGGAGATCGGCACCGGGTACTTCCAGGAGACGCACCCGGACCGGCTGTTCGCGGAGTGCAGCCACTACTCGGAGCTGATCTCCACTCCCCGCCAGATGCCCCGGGTGGTGCAGACGGCGATCCAGCACGCCGTGGGCCGGCGCGGAGTGTCGGTGGTGGCCCTGTCCGGCGACGTCGCGGACGAGGACGCACCGACCGGTGGGAACGAGCTGGCAATCCCGCTGGACAGGCCGTCCGTCCGGCCCCCCGACCGTGAACTGGCCGCGTTCAAGGAGATGGTGGACGCGGCGGAGAAGGTCGTGCTGTTCTGCGGCAGGGGCGTGGAGGGCGCGCACGCCGAGGTGATGGCCTTCGCCGAGAAGATCAAGGCCCCGGTGGGCCACGCGCTCCGCGGCAAGGAACACATCCAGTACGACAATCCGTACGACGTCGGCATGTCAGGACTGCTCGGGTACGGCGCCGCCTACGAGGCGATGCACGCATGCGATCTGCTGATCCTCCTCGGCACCGACTTCCCGTACTCGTCGTTCCTGCCACGCGGTGTGAAGACGGTGCAGGTCGACATCCAGGCCGAACGGCTCGGCCGGCGGACACGGCTGGACCTCGCCGTCTGGGGGGACGTACGCGAGACGCTGAAGTGCCTGACACCGGTCGTGCGGGAGAAGGAGTCCCGGCGATTCCTCGACCGGATGCTGGACAAGCATGTCCACACCTTGGAGAGGGCGGTCGGCGCCTACACCCGCGACGTCGAGAAGCTCACCCCGATCCACCCCGAGTACGTGGCGTCCGTTCTGGACGAAGTGGCCGACGACGACGCGGTCTTCACCGTGGACACCGGCATGTGCTGTGTCTGGGCGGCCCGCTACATCACCCCGAACGGCAGGCGCCGCATACTCGGCTCCTTCGTGCACGGCTCGATGGCCAACGCCCTGCCCCAGGCGATCGGTGCCCAGTTCCTCGACCGGGGGCGGCAGGTGGTGTCCCTCTCCGGCGACGGCGGGTTCTCCATGCTGATGGGGGACTTCCTCACCCTCGTGCAGTACGGCCTGCCGGTGAAGGTCGTCGTCTTCAACAACTCCTCCCTCGGCATGGTCGACCTGGAGATGATGGTCGACGGTCTGCCCCCGCACGGAACCACGTACGCGCATACCGATTACGCGGCCATCGCCACCGCCGCAGGCGCTCGGGGCATCCGGGTGGAGTCCCCCGCGGACGTACGTGGCGCCCTGCGCGAGGCGTTCGCCCACGACGGGCCGGCCCTGGTGGACGTGGTCACCGACCCGGACGCGCTCGCCGTCCCACCCAGGACGACCGTCGAACAGGTCAGTGGCTTCGCCCTGTCCGCGGGCCGCACCGTCCTCACCGGGGGAGTCGGGCGGATGGTCCACCTCGCCCGCACCAATCTGCGCAACATCCCGCGTCCGTGA